One window from the genome of Enterobacter pseudoroggenkampii encodes:
- a CDS encoding TolC family outer membrane protein, which translates to MGMKMPYWWLSCCLISVPAFCANPAATINTGQLRETQELPSLNGRVAPVAGNAAPGSLQLGEAVNRAVTWHPAISEAVGKLYQQSEEVDVAKSKYYPQINAGVDNGYSHDGDQNGFTPSLVLSLSQMLYDFGKVASQVRAESAGVAQQQANVLVSIDTIAHDTAVAMVQVQTWQQMVDTAKEQLEALSSIGTLTRQRNDEGATSLSDVVQTDARIEGARAQLMQYQASLDSARATLMSFLGWNSLNAISNDFPQKLGRSCDIAEPDDRLVPAVLAAWAQANVAQANLDYADAQMTPTVSLEPEVRHYMNDRYAGSETRDRTQYSAWVKVQMPLYQGGGLTARRNAAGHAVEAAQSTIQRTRLDVRQKLLEARSQVMSLQSTLQIQGRQEALSARTRELYQQQYLDLGSRPLLDVLNAEQEVYQARFTQQQTLGQLHQLQLNCLYNTGQLRHAFDLDNRTIQTVEIQP; encoded by the coding sequence ATGGGAATGAAGATGCCTTACTGGTGGCTCTCGTGCTGCCTGATATCTGTGCCCGCTTTCTGCGCAAATCCGGCGGCAACCATCAATACCGGACAGCTTCGCGAAACGCAGGAACTCCCCTCACTCAACGGGCGCGTGGCCCCGGTAGCAGGCAACGCCGCTCCAGGTTCATTGCAGCTTGGCGAGGCCGTCAACCGCGCCGTTACCTGGCACCCGGCTATCAGCGAAGCCGTGGGCAAACTCTACCAGCAGAGCGAAGAGGTGGACGTCGCGAAATCAAAATACTATCCGCAGATTAATGCCGGCGTGGACAACGGTTATTCCCACGACGGCGATCAGAACGGCTTTACGCCGTCGCTGGTGCTTTCTCTCTCACAAATGCTCTACGACTTTGGCAAAGTAGCCAGCCAGGTGCGCGCCGAGAGCGCTGGCGTTGCCCAGCAGCAGGCCAACGTGCTGGTGAGTATCGACACCATCGCCCACGATACCGCCGTTGCCATGGTACAGGTGCAAACCTGGCAGCAGATGGTCGACACCGCCAAAGAACAGCTTGAGGCCCTCTCTTCCATCGGCACGCTGACCCGCCAGCGTAACGACGAGGGCGCCACGTCGCTCTCTGACGTGGTGCAGACCGATGCGCGTATCGAAGGCGCGCGCGCCCAGCTGATGCAGTACCAGGCCAGCCTCGACAGCGCCCGCGCCACGCTGATGAGCTTTCTCGGCTGGAACAGCCTGAACGCGATCAGCAATGACTTTCCGCAAAAGCTGGGCCGGAGCTGCGATATCGCCGAGCCGGACGACCGTCTGGTTCCCGCCGTTCTCGCTGCCTGGGCGCAGGCTAACGTCGCCCAGGCTAACCTCGACTACGCCGATGCGCAGATGACGCCAACCGTCTCACTGGAGCCGGAGGTGCGTCACTACATGAATGACCGCTATGCAGGCAGCGAAACGCGGGATCGCACCCAGTATTCCGCCTGGGTGAAAGTGCAGATGCCGCTCTATCAGGGCGGCGGCCTCACCGCCCGGCGTAACGCTGCCGGACACGCGGTGGAGGCGGCGCAGTCCACCATTCAGCGCACGCGCCTTGATGTCCGCCAGAAACTGCTGGAAGCCCGTAGCCAGGTGATGAGCCTGCAAAGCACGCTGCAAATCCAGGGCCGTCAGGAAGCCCTCAGCGCCCGCACCCGTGAGCTGTACCAGCAGCAATATCTTGACCTCGGCTCGCGCCCGCTGCTCGACGTGCTCAACGCAGAACAGGAGGTCTATCAGGCGCGCTTCACCCAGCAGCAGACCCTCGGTCAGCTGCACCAGCTGCAGCTCAACTGCCTGTATAACACCGGGCAGCTGCGTCATGCGTTCGATCTTGATAACCGCACCATCCAGACCGTGGAGATCCAGCCATGA
- a CDS encoding type I secretion system permease/ATPase: protein MKQRDIPQGENMTDEALAQWAQAFGFIATRYRVACSPGALIAGAPWLKGKPMVPALTQLAREAGLSFQLLTADQQSINSWRLPVVVALNDGRVGAIEHFDGDDTLEVSFFGDETYTNRLSMTAMLPAIRHVIALRPLAALKDSRVDAYISKYRPDWLYRLVMRDLRPYSWVMLAALFINVLSLSGIVFSMQVYDRVIPAQSYPTLYVLTIGVLIATLFGFVLRVARGHIMDLLGKRSDMRVSDRVFGHALRLRNSAIPRSTGSFISQLRELEQIREMVTSSTISTIVDLPFFLLFVVVLAIIAPQLAWIAPVAAVIMVLPGLLLQKKLAELAKQSAHESTLRNAVLVESVQGLEDIKLMQAENRFLQQWNSYIQITAESGLRTRELTQNLISWGMTIQSLVYAAVIVVGAPMVIDGTLTTGSVVAASMLASRMIAPMATLCGVLARWQQVKAAKEGLDSIMQLPTENQREETPIRQDVLRGHYLFEQAQFRYQPDDPRMALRINRLEIRPGEKVAILGRNGAGKSTLLQAMAGGMDLAAGELRLDNFSLPHLDVADVRRNVGFMTQNARLFYGTLRENITLGMPRATDEEIFEALELTGAAGFVQKLPKGLDYPIMENGVGLSGGQRQSILLARMLLRDPNIVLMDEPTASLDEHTEREFIQRLGDWLGHRTLIVATHRVPVLELVERVVVLKEGMLVMDAPKAQALNNSRMQQQQQAATGREWKNENQSA from the coding sequence ATGAAGCAGCGTGATATCCCGCAAGGTGAAAACATGACGGATGAGGCGCTGGCGCAGTGGGCGCAGGCCTTTGGCTTTATCGCCACGCGCTACCGCGTCGCCTGCTCGCCCGGCGCGCTGATCGCAGGCGCACCGTGGCTGAAAGGCAAACCGATGGTACCCGCCCTCACCCAGCTGGCGCGTGAGGCGGGGTTGTCGTTTCAACTGCTCACCGCTGACCAGCAGTCGATCAACAGCTGGCGTCTGCCGGTGGTGGTGGCGCTGAATGACGGCCGGGTCGGTGCGATCGAGCACTTCGACGGCGATGACACGCTGGAAGTCAGCTTTTTCGGCGATGAGACCTACACCAACCGGCTGTCGATGACGGCGATGCTGCCCGCTATCCGCCACGTTATTGCCCTGCGTCCACTCGCCGCGCTGAAGGACAGCCGCGTGGACGCCTATATTTCAAAATACCGACCGGACTGGCTCTACCGGCTGGTGATGCGCGATCTCCGCCCCTACAGCTGGGTAATGCTGGCCGCGCTGTTTATCAACGTGCTGTCGCTTTCCGGGATCGTCTTTTCCATGCAGGTCTATGACCGGGTGATCCCCGCCCAGTCCTACCCGACGCTGTACGTCCTGACCATCGGGGTGCTGATTGCCACCCTGTTTGGCTTTGTGCTGCGCGTGGCGCGCGGGCACATTATGGATCTGCTGGGCAAGCGCTCGGATATGCGCGTCTCGGATCGCGTATTCGGCCACGCGCTGCGGCTGCGCAACAGCGCGATCCCCCGCTCCACCGGGAGCTTTATCTCACAGCTGCGCGAGCTGGAGCAGATCCGCGAGATGGTCACCTCGTCCACTATCTCGACGATTGTCGACCTGCCCTTCTTTTTACTGTTCGTGGTGGTGCTGGCGATCATCGCCCCGCAGCTGGCGTGGATCGCCCCGGTCGCGGCGGTGATCATGGTCCTGCCCGGCCTGCTGCTGCAGAAGAAGCTGGCGGAGCTGGCGAAACAGTCGGCTCATGAATCGACCCTGCGCAACGCGGTGCTGGTGGAGAGCGTGCAGGGGCTGGAGGACATCAAGCTGATGCAGGCGGAAAACCGCTTTTTGCAGCAGTGGAACAGCTATATCCAGATCACCGCCGAATCCGGCCTGCGCACCCGCGAGCTGACGCAGAACCTGATTAGCTGGGGGATGACCATTCAGAGCCTGGTCTACGCCGCCGTGATTGTGGTCGGCGCGCCGATGGTGATCGACGGCACCCTGACCACCGGCTCGGTGGTCGCCGCGTCGATGCTGGCCTCCCGCATGATCGCCCCGATGGCGACGCTGTGCGGCGTGCTGGCGCGCTGGCAGCAGGTCAAAGCGGCAAAAGAGGGGCTGGACAGCATCATGCAGCTTCCCACCGAAAACCAGCGCGAGGAGACACCGATCCGCCAGGACGTGCTGCGCGGTCACTACCTGTTCGAGCAGGCGCAGTTCCGCTATCAGCCGGACGATCCGCGCATGGCGCTGCGCATTAACCGGCTGGAGATCCGGCCGGGTGAGAAAGTGGCGATCCTCGGGCGTAACGGCGCGGGCAAATCGACCCTGCTGCAGGCCATGGCGGGCGGGATGGATCTGGCAGCCGGCGAGCTGCGGCTTGATAACTTCAGCCTGCCGCATCTCGACGTCGCCGACGTCCGGCGCAACGTCGGCTTTATGACTCAGAACGCGCGTCTGTTTTACGGCACCCTGCGCGAGAACATCACCCTCGGCATGCCGCGCGCCACCGACGAAGAGATTTTCGAGGCGCTGGAGCTGACCGGTGCGGCGGGCTTCGTGCAGAAGCTGCCCAAAGGGCTGGACTACCCGATCATGGAAAACGGCGTGGGGTTATCCGGCGGGCAGCGCCAGTCGATTCTGCTGGCGCGAATGCTCCTGCGCGATCCGAATATCGTGCTGATGGATGAACCCACCGCGTCACTCGACGAGCACACCGAGCGGGAATTCATCCAGCGCCTGGGCGACTGGCTCGGGCACCGCACCCTGATTGTCGCCACGCATCGCGTCCCGGTGCTGGAGCTGGTGGAGCGCGTCGTGGTGTTGAAAGAGGGGATGCTGGTGATGGACGCGCCAAAAGCCCAGGCGCTGAACAACAGCCGTATGCAGCAACAGCAGCAGGCAGCAACCGGACGGGAGTGGAAAAATGAAAATCAGTCAGCGTGA
- a CDS encoding HlyD family efflux transporter periplasmic adaptor subunit: protein MDDLDNALDSESGYTGARRIVIFSLLMFVVLGVWAWFGMLDEVSTGSGKVIPSSREQVLQSLDGGILTELNVHEGDQVQAGQVLARLDPTRSESNVGESAARYRASLASSARLYAEVNDLPLKFPPSLAKWPDLIADETRLYNSRRAQLEDTQRELRAALDLANKELTITQRLVKTGAASHVEVLRLQRQKSDLELKLTDVRSQYYVQAREALSKANAEVDMVSAILKGRQDSVTRLTVKSPVRGIVKNIKVTTIGGVIPPNGELMEIVPVDDHLLIETRLSPRDIAFIHPNQEALVKITAYDYAIYGGLHGVVETISPDTIQDEAKPEVFYYRVFIRTSQDYLVNKAGRHFSIVPGMIATVDIKTGEKTVLDYLIKPFNRAKEALRER from the coding sequence ATGGACGATCTGGATAATGCCCTCGACTCCGAAAGCGGCTACACCGGCGCGCGTCGGATCGTGATCTTCTCGCTGCTGATGTTTGTGGTGCTGGGCGTCTGGGCGTGGTTTGGCATGCTGGATGAGGTATCAACCGGCTCGGGTAAAGTGATCCCCAGCTCGCGCGAGCAGGTTTTACAGTCGCTGGACGGGGGGATCCTCACCGAGCTGAACGTCCACGAGGGGGATCAGGTGCAGGCCGGGCAGGTGCTGGCGCGGCTTGATCCTACCCGTTCCGAGTCGAACGTCGGCGAAAGCGCGGCGCGCTACCGGGCTTCACTGGCCTCCAGCGCCCGCCTGTACGCCGAGGTGAACGATCTCCCGCTGAAGTTCCCCCCTTCGCTGGCAAAATGGCCGGATCTGATTGCCGACGAAACGCGGCTGTACAACTCGCGCCGCGCGCAGCTGGAGGATACCCAGCGGGAGCTGCGCGCCGCGTTAGATCTCGCCAATAAAGAGCTGACCATCACCCAGCGTCTGGTGAAAACCGGGGCCGCCAGCCACGTGGAGGTGCTGCGCCTGCAGCGGCAGAAAAGCGATCTGGAGCTGAAGCTCACCGACGTGCGCTCGCAGTATTACGTCCAGGCGCGCGAGGCGCTCTCCAAGGCCAACGCGGAGGTGGATATGGTTTCGGCGATCCTCAAGGGCCGCCAGGATTCCGTCACCCGTCTGACGGTAAAATCCCCGGTGCGCGGGATCGTCAAAAACATCAAGGTCACCACCATCGGCGGGGTGATCCCGCCCAACGGCGAGCTGATGGAAATTGTGCCGGTAGACGATCACCTGCTGATCGAAACCCGCCTGTCGCCGCGCGACATCGCCTTTATCCACCCGAACCAGGAGGCGCTGGTGAAGATCACCGCCTACGATTACGCCATTTACGGCGGGCTGCACGGGGTGGTGGAGACGATTTCCCCGGACACTATTCAGGACGAGGCCAAGCCGGAGGTGTTCTATTACCGGGTGTTCATTCGCACCAGCCAGGACTACCTGGTGAATAAGGCGGGCAGACATTTCTCGATTGTGCCGGGGATGATTGCCACGGTGGACATTAAGACCGGCGAGAAAACGGTGCTGGATTATCTGATTAAGCCGTTTAACCGGGCGAAAGAGGCGCTGAGGGAGCGGTAG
- a CDS encoding AraC family transcriptional regulator, with amino-acid sequence MVSFETLRHPGGYRTPWHSHRTGQLWRIATGLLVIETQQARSVVPAKHIGWIPPGQQHAAFSESAIEGCAIYLDPACCAGLPDAPALFEPDDLTHALFSRLCGAENEYDPRKLTLLLDELALTPQAHFSLPVPTDPRLKNVVSHLLQFVDDNQTVESHARRAGMSVRTFNRRFSAQTGMNFVNWRQLARVMRAMEWLAAGKPVGWIALSCGYSSVSAFIEVFRAWTGKTPGQWAMLRSDALPTSR; translated from the coding sequence ATGGTCAGTTTTGAAACGCTCCGTCATCCCGGCGGGTATCGAACACCGTGGCATAGTCATCGCACCGGCCAGCTGTGGCGCATTGCAACGGGTCTGTTGGTCATTGAGACGCAGCAGGCGCGCTCGGTCGTACCGGCAAAACACATCGGCTGGATCCCGCCAGGTCAGCAGCACGCCGCTTTTTCTGAAAGTGCGATAGAAGGCTGCGCCATCTATCTTGACCCCGCCTGCTGTGCAGGGCTTCCCGATGCGCCCGCGCTGTTCGAGCCCGACGATCTCACTCATGCACTGTTTTCCCGTTTATGTGGTGCAGAGAACGAGTACGATCCGCGAAAGCTGACTTTGCTGCTGGATGAGCTTGCCCTGACGCCCCAGGCTCACTTTTCTCTTCCCGTGCCGACGGATCCGCGTCTGAAGAACGTGGTCAGCCATTTGCTGCAGTTTGTCGATGATAACCAGACGGTCGAGAGCCATGCCCGCCGTGCGGGGATGAGCGTGCGTACGTTCAACCGTCGGTTTAGTGCCCAGACCGGAATGAACTTTGTTAACTGGCGGCAGCTGGCACGCGTCATGCGGGCAATGGAGTGGCTGGCGGCGGGGAAGCCGGTAGGGTGGATTGCGCTGTCCTGCGGCTACAGCAGCGTCAGCGCATTTATTGAGGTTTTCAGAGCATGGACCGGTAAAACGCCGGGGCAGTGGGCGATGTTGCGGTCTGATGCCCTCCCCACGTCCCGCTGA
- a CDS encoding nuclear transport factor 2 family protein, translating to MSIITSLVAQPDNAAQREKMACLLTCLFNGDIDPAEVFTPDYQQFTDGHALDYRGFVQHLSHVRSQIRAIAFSVAEIACHDELLADRHIVTVTYPDGRQAEIEVYLFAALREGKIWRIHEVTRALSGDAADRTLAHATE from the coding sequence ATGAGCATTATCACGTCCCTGGTAGCCCAGCCTGACAACGCCGCGCAGCGCGAAAAGATGGCGTGCCTGTTAACCTGCTTATTCAACGGCGATATCGATCCGGCAGAAGTATTTACGCCCGATTACCAGCAGTTTACGGACGGTCACGCGCTTGACTACCGGGGTTTTGTCCAGCATCTGAGCCACGTCCGCTCGCAGATCCGCGCGATCGCCTTTAGCGTGGCGGAGATAGCCTGTCATGACGAACTTCTGGCTGACCGGCATATCGTGACGGTCACATATCCTGATGGTCGTCAGGCAGAGATCGAGGTTTACCTGTTTGCCGCGCTGCGTGAAGGGAAAATCTGGCGGATCCATGAAGTCACGCGAGCACTCAGCGGCGATGCTGCAGACCGCACGCTGGCACACGCGACAGAATAA
- a CDS encoding DUF6622 family protein, whose amino-acid sequence MFEFLIGVVTHTPVWVWVLFIFLISRGIKARRPATVTLERLAIIPAIFLLWDIYDLVVYRTLTPGSVALWTAGILAGAALGYFLIKQAVITRAEAPRTLFRQADYTALPFMMLAFGVKYVLGVMSAVSPQTMQQPAMSALAIVSGGVFAGVFIGKFARYIGVYNSAAPRPAE is encoded by the coding sequence ATGTTTGAATTTCTGATCGGTGTCGTTACCCACACGCCCGTCTGGGTGTGGGTGCTGTTTATCTTCCTCATCTCTCGCGGCATTAAAGCCCGCAGGCCCGCTACCGTTACGCTGGAGAGGCTTGCCATCATTCCCGCTATCTTTCTTCTCTGGGATATCTACGATCTGGTGGTCTACCGCACGTTAACCCCCGGGTCTGTCGCATTGTGGACGGCGGGGATCCTCGCCGGGGCCGCGCTGGGGTATTTCCTGATTAAGCAGGCGGTTATCACCCGCGCAGAGGCGCCGCGCACCCTTTTCCGCCAGGCAGACTACACCGCGCTGCCGTTTATGATGCTGGCGTTCGGGGTCAAGTATGTGCTGGGCGTGATGAGCGCGGTCTCTCCCCAGACGATGCAGCAGCCCGCCATGAGCGCGCTGGCGATCGTCTCCGGCGGCGTGTTTGCCGGCGTGTTTATCGGGAAATTTGCGCGCTATATTGGCGTGTATAACAGTGCCGCACCGCGCCCGGCGGAGTGA
- a CDS encoding PLP-dependent aminotransferase family protein — translation MSANKLASSAQGLQSSAIRELLKHSKMAGVISLGGGIPNPDLFDHEGLKIAADAVLSQHFGEAFQYGLTEGVPGLREEIKRICEGRGIACKADDVVITSGSQQSLDVLARALINPGDTVVVERPTYLAALQVFGLAQANFESVGTDGDGMKVDELEALVAKKAIKAVYIVPTFGNPGGVTLSEARRKQLVELSKRYDFVIIEDDPYSEINYTDEVFRPLIAHAKDIGNEENVVYTSTFSKILAPGTRVGWVLVPEWLKRAVVNLKQTTDLHTSTLSQLMTYEYLKTGRLADQIKMIREAYRQKYQTFATELETELGDVMSFHKPKGGMFLWAKMNNGSNTTRWLEKTLSNGVVFVPGEFFYCNEPDPTTLRMSFVTPTDEDLKEAVQRLKKSL, via the coding sequence ATGTCTGCAAACAAACTCGCCAGCAGCGCGCAAGGCCTGCAATCATCTGCCATCCGTGAATTATTAAAACATAGCAAAATGGCAGGGGTGATATCGCTGGGCGGGGGTATTCCTAATCCCGATCTGTTCGATCACGAAGGGCTTAAAATTGCTGCCGATGCCGTCTTATCTCAGCATTTTGGCGAGGCGTTCCAGTACGGCCTGACGGAAGGCGTACCGGGACTGCGCGAGGAAATTAAACGCATCTGCGAGGGGCGCGGTATCGCCTGTAAGGCCGATGATGTCGTTATTACTTCCGGCTCGCAGCAATCTCTTGACGTGCTGGCGCGTGCGTTAATCAACCCGGGTGACACCGTTGTGGTTGAGCGTCCAACCTATCTTGCCGCGCTGCAGGTCTTCGGCCTGGCGCAGGCGAATTTTGAATCCGTTGGCACCGACGGCGACGGCATGAAGGTGGATGAGCTTGAGGCCCTGGTGGCAAAGAAAGCCATCAAAGCGGTCTATATCGTTCCAACGTTTGGTAACCCCGGCGGCGTCACGCTTTCCGAAGCGCGCCGTAAGCAGCTGGTGGAATTATCGAAGCGCTATGACTTCGTGATTATTGAAGACGATCCGTACAGCGAAATTAATTATACCGATGAAGTCTTCCGCCCGTTAATTGCCCATGCCAAAGATATCGGCAATGAAGAGAACGTGGTGTATACCTCGACCTTCTCTAAAATACTCGCGCCGGGCACTCGCGTAGGCTGGGTGCTGGTACCGGAATGGCTGAAGCGCGCGGTAGTGAACCTTAAGCAAACCACCGATCTGCACACCAGCACGCTGTCGCAGCTGATGACGTATGAATACCTGAAAACAGGTCGTCTGGCCGATCAGATTAAAATGATCCGCGAAGCCTATCGCCAGAAATACCAGACGTTCGCAACCGAGCTGGAAACCGAGCTGGGCGACGTGATGTCGTTCCACAAGCCGAAGGGCGGGATGTTCCTGTGGGCGAAGATGAATAATGGTAGTAACACCACCCGCTGGCTTGAAAAAACGTTAAGCAACGGCGTAGTATTTGTGCCTGGCGAGTTTTTCTACTGCAATGAGCCAGACCCAACGACGCTGCGCATGTCATTTGTGACGCCAACGGATGAAGATCTGAAAGAGGCGGTTCAACGCCTGAAAAAATCGCTCTAA
- a CDS encoding LysR family transcriptional regulator — MDKLRSMETFIAVVESGSFTGAAARLEMSAVMVGKYVALLESQLGTRLLERNTRRQSLTDAGRVYFDEAKRVLEQVSIAENAVERLRAAPAGTLRVTAPTSFGGCVIAPLTATFLQCYPEVRIELDLTNRMVDLVEEGVDLAIRIGDVRNDDLVAKYLCPYNMVICAAPDYLARHGTPQTPDDLVDHLCLSHTVWTARNEWRLPGVEGEVRWKRDAILRCNDGYGLRMAARAGAGLLLQPEVLVAEELASGRLVRVLEPFTPAPRPVHLLWRQDLRQLPKLTEFIAHILLRLGTI, encoded by the coding sequence ATGGATAAGCTTCGCAGCATGGAGACGTTTATTGCCGTGGTGGAAAGCGGCAGTTTTACCGGTGCGGCGGCACGGCTGGAGATGTCGGCGGTGATGGTGGGCAAGTACGTTGCGCTGCTGGAATCACAGCTTGGTACCCGCCTGCTGGAGCGTAACACGCGCCGTCAGAGCCTGACGGATGCCGGACGCGTCTATTTCGATGAGGCGAAGCGGGTGCTGGAGCAGGTCTCCATTGCTGAGAATGCAGTCGAGCGGCTCCGTGCTGCACCTGCCGGAACGTTGCGCGTCACGGCACCCACGTCGTTTGGCGGCTGCGTGATTGCCCCGCTGACGGCCACCTTTTTGCAGTGCTACCCGGAGGTACGCATCGAGCTGGATCTCACCAATCGGATGGTCGATCTGGTGGAGGAGGGCGTCGATCTGGCCATTCGCATTGGTGACGTTCGTAATGACGATCTGGTGGCGAAATATCTGTGCCCCTACAACATGGTGATCTGCGCCGCACCGGACTATTTAGCGCGACACGGCACGCCGCAAACGCCAGACGATCTGGTGGATCATCTCTGTCTTTCGCACACGGTGTGGACTGCACGCAACGAGTGGCGGCTGCCGGGCGTGGAAGGAGAGGTGCGCTGGAAGCGGGATGCGATCTTAAGATGTAACGACGGCTACGGCTTACGCATGGCGGCGCGGGCCGGGGCGGGGCTGTTGCTGCAACCGGAAGTGCTGGTGGCGGAAGAGCTGGCAAGCGGCAGGCTGGTGCGCGTGCTTGAGCCGTTCACGCCCGCGCCAAGGCCGGTGCATTTATTGTGGCGTCAGGATCTACGTCAACTGCCTAAGCTTACGGAATTTATCGCCCATATTCTGCTAAGATTGGGCACAATATAA
- a CDS encoding short chain dehydrogenase encodes MKIVIIGASGTVGRAVTEELSRRHEVIRVGRTQGDEQVDITSQASVQTLFEKIGPVDAIVSASGGLYFGPLATMKDSDFNQGLQDKLLGQVRLALTGQHYLNEGGSITLISGIVAHEPIAQGVNATTVNAALEGFVRAAACELPRGIRINLISPTVLTESVETYDGFFPGFESVPAATVAQAYRRSVEGVQTGRVYKVGY; translated from the coding sequence ATGAAAATCGTCATTATTGGTGCCAGCGGTACGGTCGGTCGTGCGGTAACGGAAGAGCTGAGTCGTCGCCACGAGGTCATCCGCGTCGGCCGCACGCAGGGCGACGAGCAGGTGGATATCACCTCGCAGGCGAGCGTCCAGACGCTGTTTGAGAAAATCGGTCCGGTAGATGCGATTGTGTCCGCCAGCGGTGGCCTCTATTTCGGCCCGCTCGCGACCATGAAAGACAGCGACTTCAACCAGGGCCTGCAGGATAAACTGCTCGGGCAGGTGCGCCTGGCGCTAACCGGCCAGCACTACCTGAATGAAGGCGGCTCGATTACGTTGATAAGCGGAATTGTGGCGCACGAGCCGATTGCGCAGGGCGTGAACGCCACCACGGTGAATGCCGCGCTGGAAGGGTTTGTTCGTGCGGCAGCCTGCGAACTGCCGCGCGGGATCCGCATCAACCTGATTAGCCCGACGGTCCTCACCGAATCCGTCGAGACGTACGACGGCTTCTTCCCGGGCTTCGAAAGCGTTCCCGCCGCGACCGTGGCGCAGGCCTACCGCCGCAGCGTGGAAGGCGTGCAGACCGGGCGCGTATACAAGGTCGGCTACTGA